A portion of the Chlamydia avium 10DC88 genome contains these proteins:
- a CDS encoding transporter substrate-binding domain-containing protein has translation MKTMGWIRRVFLCSCLFIIGCVPSPERDSIWVVGTNATYPPFEFVDADGKVAGFDIDLAEALSNKLGKRLEIQEFSFDALILNLKKHRIDAVLAGMSITKSRKKEITMIPYYGDQVIELSLVSSQPLDMAAPLDRYTSVAVQTGTFQEDYLLSQPGVVVRSFDSTLEVLMEVQCRKSPVAVFEPSVACVVLKDFPNLCVTTLPLPEDWRVLGFGMGVAKDRPEQVKEVQKALQELQKEGVLADLAKKWGLS, from the coding sequence ATGAAAACAATGGGTTGGATACGTAGGGTTTTTCTATGTAGCTGTTTGTTTATAATTGGATGTGTTCCTTCTCCGGAGCGTGATTCTATCTGGGTTGTGGGAACAAATGCTACCTATCCACCATTTGAATTTGTTGATGCCGATGGTAAGGTTGCTGGCTTTGATATTGATCTTGCCGAAGCTCTTAGTAACAAATTGGGGAAACGTTTAGAGATACAAGAGTTTTCTTTTGACGCTTTAATTTTAAATTTGAAAAAGCACCGTATCGATGCTGTGCTTGCTGGAATGTCAATTACGAAATCCCGTAAAAAAGAAATTACTATGATTCCTTATTATGGTGATCAGGTAATTGAATTATCTTTGGTTTCCTCTCAACCCCTGGACATGGCTGCTCCCTTGGATAGATATACTTCGGTAGCTGTTCAGACAGGGACATTCCAAGAGGACTATTTATTATCTCAGCCCGGAGTGGTTGTGCGTTCTTTTGATAGTACTTTAGAAGTACTCATGGAGGTACAATGTAGGAAATCTCCTGTAGCTGTTTTTGAGCCTTCAGTAGCATGCGTAGTATTGAAAGATTTTCCTAATTTGTGTGTTACTACTCTTCCTCTTCCTGAGGATTGGAGGGTATTAGGTTTCGGTATGGGTGTAGCTAAAGATCGGCCCGAACAGGTGAAAGAAGTGCAAAAAGCTTTACAAGAGTTACAAAAGGAGGGTGTTCTTGCTGATCTCGCTAAGAAGTGGGGGTTAAGTTAA
- the mtaB gene encoding tRNA (N(6)-L-threonylcarbamoyladenosine(37)-C(2))-methylthiotransferase MtaB, translating to MTVAEVKGTFKLVCLGCRVNQYEIQSYRDQLTFLGYREATDVDPCDLCIINTCAVTRSAESSGRHAVRQVCRQNPEAFLVVTGCLSEADKNFFSSLGRQCLLVSNKDKHQLMEKIFPHLKELPEFRIRSFEGKSRAFIKVQDGCNSFCSYCIIPYLRGRSRSRPAENILKEVSDLISQGFREVVLAGINVGDYNDGSHTLADLIRKVDNLENIERIRISSIDPEDVDQSLQEAIIFGKHTCHSSHLVLQSGSNAILRLMNRKYSRKDFLHCVESLRSLDPQYTFTTDVIVGFPGETEQDFEETLRIIQDVGFIKVHIFPFSPRERTKAYTLPSQVPPSVIYERKKYLASVAEEVAYLEMKKRIGGTYSVLVEKIDDQGIAHGHTSYFDMVCFPSDSKVFVNTMVDVRIDSVEEGILRGNRI from the coding sequence ATGACAGTTGCGGAAGTTAAAGGTACCTTTAAGCTTGTATGTTTGGGTTGTCGTGTCAACCAGTATGAAATTCAGAGTTATCGCGATCAGTTGACTTTTTTAGGTTATCGAGAAGCCACTGATGTAGATCCCTGTGACTTATGTATTATCAATACTTGTGCCGTTACTCGATCAGCTGAAAGTTCAGGACGTCACGCTGTTCGCCAGGTGTGTAGGCAAAATCCTGAAGCTTTTTTGGTTGTCACGGGATGTTTGAGCGAGGCGGATAAGAATTTTTTTTCTTCTTTGGGTCGTCAGTGTTTATTGGTTTCCAATAAGGATAAACACCAACTTATGGAGAAAATTTTCCCTCATCTTAAAGAACTTCCTGAATTTCGCATTCGGAGTTTTGAGGGGAAATCACGGGCATTCATTAAGGTCCAGGATGGATGCAATTCTTTTTGTTCTTATTGTATTATCCCTTATTTGCGTGGCAGGTCGCGTTCACGACCTGCAGAAAATATTCTTAAAGAAGTTTCTGATTTGATTTCTCAAGGCTTTCGAGAGGTGGTGCTTGCCGGGATTAATGTTGGTGATTACAATGACGGCAGCCATACACTTGCGGATTTGATTCGTAAAGTGGATAATTTGGAGAACATAGAAAGAATTCGGATTTCTTCTATAGATCCTGAAGATGTTGATCAAAGTCTTCAGGAAGCGATTATTTTTGGTAAGCATACCTGTCATTCTTCTCATCTTGTTTTGCAATCAGGATCAAACGCAATTTTAAGGCTAATGAATAGAAAATATTCACGGAAAGATTTCTTGCATTGTGTCGAGTCTTTACGTTCTCTAGATCCTCAGTATACGTTTACTACTGATGTGATTGTCGGTTTCCCCGGAGAAACTGAACAAGATTTTGAAGAAACATTGAGGATTATTCAGGATGTAGGATTTATTAAGGTGCATATTTTTCCCTTTAGTCCCCGCGAGCGTACGAAAGCTTATACCCTACCCTCTCAAGTTCCCCCCTCAGTCATCTATGAAAGGAAAAAATATCTAGCTTCTGTTGCTGAGGAGGTGGCTTATCTGGAGATGAAGAAACGTATAGGTGGGACTTATAGTGTTCTCGTGGAAAAAATTGATGACCAAGGTATAGCGCATGGCCATACCTCATATTTTGATATGGTATGTTTCCCTTCGGATAGCAAAGTGTTTGTGAATACAATGGTTGACGTGCGTATTGATTCTGTAGAAGAAGGTATTCTTAGAGGAAATCGCATATGA
- the glgB gene encoding 1,4-alpha-glucan branching protein GlgB — MVERLLSSEDISLLVSGRQVCPHKFLGILSIEETQDRIVLFRPGASSVAIEFQGSIEYAHAHNSGMFSFPVPKGTLPQDYRIYHQNGLLAHDPYAFPLLWGDWDIFLFRQGNHRRIYDRMGAIPCEVYGIHGVLFVVWAPHAQRVSVVGDFNFWNGLVNPLSKLGDSGIWELFVPGLPEGTIYKWEIVTHSGDIIVKTDPYGKSFGVPPQSVSRVVNSDSYVWQDSLWMENRKSLTRERPLMIYEVHLGSWQWEEGKPLGYRQIAERLARYCQDMHYTHVELLPITEHPLNESWGYQVTGYYAPTLRYGSPEDFQFFVDYLHCQGIGVILDWVPGHFPTDTFALSSFDGSPVYESVDYQDPLHPHWGTYTFNYRSPEVVNFLLGSALFWLDKMHIDGLRVDAVSSMLYLDYGRKQGEWISNIYGGRENLEAIEFLKRLNSVVHEEFPGVLMFAEESTDFPKVTEPVSCGGLGFDYKWNLGWMHDTFRYFKVDPIFRSYHHDDLTFALWYAFNEKYLLPLSHDEVVHGKGSLLSKMPGNSWEKFAHMRLLLSYHICQPGKKLIFMGGEFAQEHEWSPERPLDWSVLQHSENIALHRCVADMNSLYCRLPYFWLGDGTPESFLWVDFQDTENHVIAYYRFAGDDRSQAALCIHHFSPIYFPSYVFHCHNIDTCQLIFNSDSIEYGGSGKGHRPPIFCRDAQGVSWGIDVDLPPLATLIFQVTFYSS; from the coding sequence ATGGTCGAGAGACTTTTAAGTTCAGAAGATATTTCCTTGCTTGTTTCAGGAAGGCAGGTCTGTCCTCATAAATTTTTGGGTATTCTTTCTATAGAAGAAACCCAGGATAGGATTGTTCTTTTTCGTCCCGGGGCATCTTCTGTTGCTATAGAGTTTCAAGGAAGTATAGAATATGCACATGCCCACAATTCAGGGATGTTTTCTTTTCCTGTTCCCAAAGGAACTCTTCCTCAGGACTATCGTATTTATCATCAAAATGGATTACTGGCTCATGATCCCTATGCGTTCCCATTGCTGTGGGGAGATTGGGATATATTTTTATTTCGTCAGGGGAATCATCGTCGTATTTATGATCGTATGGGAGCTATTCCTTGTGAGGTTTATGGTATCCATGGTGTTTTATTTGTTGTTTGGGCGCCTCATGCTCAACGCGTCTCTGTAGTTGGAGATTTTAATTTTTGGAATGGTTTAGTGAATCCTTTGAGTAAGTTAGGGGATTCAGGAATTTGGGAGCTCTTTGTTCCTGGTCTCCCCGAGGGAACCATATATAAATGGGAAATAGTCACCCATTCGGGAGATATAATAGTAAAAACTGATCCTTATGGAAAAAGTTTTGGTGTTCCTCCTCAGAGTGTTTCTCGGGTTGTAAATAGCGATAGCTATGTGTGGCAGGATTCCTTATGGATGGAGAATCGGAAGAGTTTGACTCGAGAACGTCCTTTAATGATTTATGAAGTGCATTTAGGTTCTTGGCAGTGGGAAGAGGGGAAGCCTTTAGGGTATCGTCAAATTGCTGAAAGATTAGCTCGCTATTGTCAAGACATGCATTATACTCATGTGGAGTTATTACCTATAACAGAACATCCATTGAACGAGTCTTGGGGGTATCAGGTTACGGGATATTATGCCCCTACTTTACGTTATGGTTCCCCAGAAGATTTCCAATTTTTTGTAGATTATTTACATTGTCAGGGGATTGGCGTGATTCTTGACTGGGTCCCTGGGCATTTCCCTACAGATACTTTTGCTTTATCTTCTTTCGACGGATCTCCTGTATATGAATCTGTTGATTATCAGGATCCTCTTCATCCCCATTGGGGGACATATACGTTTAATTATCGTAGTCCCGAGGTTGTGAATTTCTTACTAGGTAGTGCCCTATTCTGGTTAGATAAGATGCATATCGACGGCTTGCGTGTTGATGCCGTTAGTTCTATGCTTTATTTGGATTATGGGCGTAAGCAAGGGGAGTGGATCTCTAATATTTATGGAGGTAGAGAAAATCTCGAGGCTATTGAATTTTTGAAACGTTTAAATTCTGTGGTTCATGAGGAATTCCCTGGGGTCTTAATGTTCGCTGAAGAATCTACGGATTTTCCTAAAGTTACAGAACCTGTGAGTTGTGGAGGATTAGGTTTTGATTATAAATGGAACCTAGGATGGATGCACGATACGTTTCGCTATTTCAAAGTTGATCCTATTTTTCGTTCTTATCATCATGATGATCTTACTTTCGCTCTTTGGTATGCTTTTAATGAAAAGTACCTTCTTCCTCTTTCTCATGATGAAGTTGTACATGGTAAAGGTAGTTTATTATCAAAAATGCCTGGAAATTCTTGGGAGAAGTTTGCTCATATGCGTTTGCTATTGAGTTATCATATCTGCCAGCCAGGTAAGAAACTCATTTTTATGGGTGGGGAGTTTGCTCAGGAACACGAGTGGTCTCCCGAGCGTCCCTTAGATTGGAGTGTACTTCAGCATTCAGAAAATATTGCTTTACATCGGTGTGTTGCCGATATGAATTCTCTATATTGTCGTCTTCCTTATTTTTGGTTAGGAGATGGGACTCCCGAGTCTTTCCTCTGGGTAGATTTTCAAGATACTGAGAATCACGTGATTGCTTATTACCGTTTTGCTGGTGATGATCGTAGTCAGGCCGCACTTTGTATTCACCATTTCAGTCCTATCTATTTCCCTTCCTATGTTTTTCATTGTCATAATATAGACACTTGTCAGCTCATTTTTAATAGTGATTCTATAGAATATGGAGGGTCAGGGAAAGGTCATCGCCCTCCTATTTTTTGTCGAGATGCTCAAGGGGTTTCTTGGGGAATTGATGTAGATCTTCCTCCTTTAGCTACTTTGATATTTCAAGTTACTTTTTATTCATCTTAA
- a CDS encoding MBL fold metallo-hydrolase — translation MQRRTASGKLIFLGTGNPEGIPVPFCSCSICSGNKIHRLRSSVLIQFGNKNFLIDSSPDFRQQMLTHKIIRLDGVLLTHPHYDHIGGIDDLRAWYVVNQQTLPVVLSASTYKYLSKAREHLVQPPNQYGTLAAALDFTILNEYHGSYCFLGLPYTYVSYYQKFCQVTGYRVGNLAYLTDMQRYDQEILSYLSGVDTVILSVSPTQESSPFLGRGYSHLTLSQAEDFTSRLGAKRLILTHISHCLQKELDEDPHRICAYDGMEISWFIEGMDNEEDRF, via the coding sequence ATGCAAAGAAGGACAGCTTCAGGGAAGTTAATTTTTTTAGGAACAGGGAATCCTGAGGGCATCCCTGTTCCTTTTTGTTCTTGTTCTATTTGCTCAGGTAATAAAATACATCGTTTACGATCTTCAGTATTGATACAGTTTGGTAATAAAAATTTTCTCATTGATTCTAGTCCAGATTTTCGACAGCAGATGTTAACTCATAAAATCATACGTTTAGATGGGGTACTTCTTACTCATCCTCACTACGATCATATTGGAGGGATCGATGATTTGCGTGCATGGTATGTTGTGAATCAACAGACTCTTCCTGTAGTGCTTTCAGCAAGTACTTATAAATATCTTTCTAAGGCGCGAGAGCATCTGGTTCAACCTCCGAATCAATATGGGACATTAGCAGCAGCATTAGATTTCACTATTTTGAATGAATATCATGGCTCGTATTGTTTCCTTGGGTTGCCCTATACCTATGTTTCTTATTATCAAAAATTTTGTCAGGTTACTGGATATCGTGTGGGGAATCTTGCTTATCTCACGGATATGCAAAGATATGATCAGGAGATATTGAGTTATTTATCAGGAGTCGATACGGTAATTCTTTCTGTATCTCCTACGCAAGAATCTTCTCCATTTTTAGGCCGAGGTTATTCACATCTTACTTTAAGTCAGGCAGAAGATTTCACTTCTCGTTTGGGTGCCAAGCGTTTGATCCTTACTCATATTAGTCATTGCTTACAAAAAGAGCTGGATGAAGACCCTCATAGGATATGTGCTTATGATGGTATGGAAATTTCTTGGTTTATTGAAGGGATGGATAATGAAGAAGACAGATTCTGA
- the hflX gene encoding GTPase HflX — translation MKKTDSDENKGRESSLGWRFSLPCEEQDPSLALAIVCYASKAEQKNVEEHKEELISLASSCGISVLETRSWILRLPSPSTYLNEGKLLEIQEILSRFPSIGTLIIDEEITASQQRNLEKRLGVVVLDRTEIILEIFASRALTAEAGLQVELARARYLLPRLKRMWGHLSRQKSGGSSGGGFVKGEGEKQIELDRRMIRDKIHKLTASLKDVERQRKERRKSKERQGITSFALIGYTNSGKSTLLNLLTSADTYAEDKLFATLDPKTRRCVLPCGRCVLITDTVGLIRKLPHTLVAAFKSTLEAALHEDVLLHVVDASHPLAFEHIETTKSLIQELGIENPKIITVLNKADALPGGRVSTKLRLFSPRSVVISAKTGEGIPAFLEVMSEVIMQNYPEVRLEFSYKDYGKFTELYDLGLVLSHFCKDDVLFVNAHLPQELEKKYRPFIVSHS, via the coding sequence ATGAAGAAGACAGATTCTGATGAGAATAAAGGTCGCGAAAGTTCTTTAGGATGGCGTTTTTCTCTTCCTTGTGAGGAACAGGATCCAAGTTTAGCTTTAGCTATAGTATGTTATGCAAGTAAGGCAGAACAGAAAAATGTCGAAGAACATAAAGAAGAGTTGATTTCTCTTGCAAGTTCTTGTGGTATTTCTGTTTTAGAGACTCGTTCTTGGATATTACGACTTCCCTCGCCATCTACATATTTAAATGAGGGGAAGTTGTTAGAAATTCAAGAAATTTTATCAAGATTTCCTTCGATTGGGACTTTAATCATTGATGAGGAAATTACTGCTTCACAGCAGAGAAATTTAGAGAAGCGTTTAGGTGTTGTTGTTTTAGACCGTACGGAAATTATTTTGGAGATTTTTGCTTCTCGAGCTTTGACTGCGGAGGCAGGTCTTCAAGTAGAGTTAGCACGTGCTCGTTATCTTCTTCCTCGTTTAAAGAGAATGTGGGGGCATTTGTCACGCCAAAAATCTGGAGGGAGTAGTGGAGGCGGTTTTGTCAAGGGAGAGGGAGAAAAACAAATCGAACTTGATAGAAGGATGATTCGAGATAAGATTCATAAGTTAACAGCAAGCTTGAAAGATGTAGAGAGACAGCGTAAAGAACGCAGGAAATCAAAAGAGAGACAGGGAATAACTTCATTTGCTTTAATTGGATACACGAACTCAGGGAAAAGCACATTATTAAATCTTTTGACTTCAGCAGATACTTATGCTGAAGATAAACTTTTTGCTACTCTAGATCCGAAAACGCGACGTTGTGTGCTTCCTTGTGGCCGGTGTGTTTTGATTACTGATACTGTTGGATTGATTCGTAAATTACCTCATACCCTGGTTGCAGCGTTTAAAAGTACTTTAGAAGCTGCTTTGCATGAAGACGTTTTACTTCATGTTGTGGATGCTTCTCATCCTCTAGCTTTTGAACACATAGAAACAACAAAATCTTTAATTCAGGAATTGGGGATTGAAAATCCTAAAATTATTACTGTATTGAATAAAGCGGACGCTCTTCCTGGAGGGAGAGTATCTACGAAATTGCGTTTATTTTCTCCACGTTCTGTGGTGATTTCAGCAAAAACTGGAGAGGGGATTCCTGCGTTTTTAGAAGTGATGTCAGAGGTTATTATGCAGAATTACCCCGAAGTACGTTTAGAATTCTCTTATAAAGATTATGGGAAGTTCACGGAACTATATGATTTAGGTTTAGTTCTTTCACATTTTTGTAAAGACGATGTTTTATTTGTAAATGCCCATTTACCTCAAGAACTAGAGAAAAAATATCGTCCATTTATTGTGTCCCATTCCTAA